In Oscillatoria acuminata PCC 6304, a single window of DNA contains:
- a CDS encoding DUF3747 domain-containing protein — MKTSLLLKTAAIATATLSALTLGTQAIASVFGQQSVDQSRFIAVAQSFSGGVAPPLLIIEQVSNSRECWSESGSNPVRVDPLLVNFDFTGICGRSTDSNGYSIRVGGEDIGMQYSLRIVQRNGDLVLIGVNTFERREMEIGRTNGIANGFNKIVLNPGWQFAKRSFNGKTLGHVYLANTQSLTALAQPMGSSGTTSPPVVTTPPPVNVSFADTRSDIYAQEIEQAVALGFVSGFREDNTFRPQVALTREQLVSMVIESLKNVPGANINIPTTISSRPYFDVEASRWSAPKIQWARDNNIISGYQDQSFRPAQTVTRAEMMAVLRRAAEYGNTLRGRGTTLNATRTPTNFSDTQNHWADALISDMSSYCQVASPLNESGTQFFPNSPTLRNYAAAATVRMVNCVKQ, encoded by the coding sequence ATCAAAGCCGCTTCATTGCGGTTGCCCAATCTTTTAGCGGAGGCGTCGCTCCTCCCCTCTTAATCATCGAGCAAGTCTCCAATTCTCGTGAATGTTGGAGCGAAAGTGGCAGCAACCCCGTTCGCGTTGATCCCCTGTTAGTCAATTTTGACTTTACCGGGATTTGCGGTCGCAGCACCGATAGCAATGGCTATTCTATCCGAGTGGGCGGTGAAGATATCGGGATGCAGTACAGCTTGCGGATTGTACAGCGCAATGGTGACCTGGTACTGATCGGGGTCAATACGTTTGAACGTCGGGAAATGGAAATTGGACGCACGAACGGCATCGCCAACGGATTTAATAAAATTGTCCTCAATCCCGGATGGCAGTTTGCCAAACGGAGCTTTAATGGTAAGACTTTGGGTCACGTCTATCTGGCTAACACCCAATCTTTAACAGCCCTTGCTCAACCGATGGGTTCATCCGGCACGACTTCTCCTCCGGTGGTGACGACGCCCCCACCTGTGAATGTCTCCTTTGCAGATACGCGATCGGATATTTATGCTCAGGAAATCGAGCAAGCGGTGGCCCTCGGTTTTGTATCCGGTTTCCGGGAAGATAATACGTTCCGCCCCCAAGTGGCCCTGACTCGCGAGCAATTGGTCTCAATGGTGATCGAGTCGTTGAAAAACGTTCCCGGTGCCAATATCAATATTCCCACCACGATTTCCTCTCGACCCTATTTTGATGTAGAAGCGTCGCGATGGAGCGCCCCTAAAATTCAATGGGCCCGAGACAATAATATTATTAGTGGCTATCAAGATCAGAGTTTCCGTCCGGCTCAAACCGTGACTCGTGCTGAAATGATGGCGGTGTTACGTCGCGCTGCTGAATATGGCAATACGCTGCGGGGTCGGGGGACTACCCTCAACGCGACCCGCACGCCTACTAATTTCTCGGATACCCAAAATCACTGGGCTGATGCTCTGATTTCCGATATGTCGAGTTATTGTCAGGTTGCTTCTCCCTTAAATGAATCGGGGACTCAGTTTTTCCCCAACTCTCCGACGTTGCGAAATTATGCCGCAGCAGCAACGGTCCGGATGGTTAACTGTGTCAAACAGTAA
- a CDS encoding GH116 family glycosyl hydrolase translates to MTTPSTPPQIPSQTWQRPIGLDWDKPYTVRYGSNLDDGPWHGMPLGGFGAGCIGRSPRGDFNLWHLDGGEHTFQSLPACQFSIFEETQNQRHAYALCTEPPSDGSLNSWQWYPASTEENPTGTYHALYPRSWFVYQNVLKAQLTCEQFSPILPGKYQECSYPLAIFEWTAYNPTDEPITLSILLTWENVVGWFTNAIKSPTVKVRDDGSPVYEYQSKWGQSQGNSNRYIEDFHRIGCIMAGGHLGEVPQEGEGELAIATATNPFLDTFKNTRWNPTGSGKEVWEQFSHDGSLLDCTDETPAAKGERIGVALAVRFTIRPGKTRKIPFILAWDFPVTEFAAGVWEYRRYTDFFGRHGKNSWSMIRTALKHSEMWRENIITWQQSILDREDLSDSLKMALFNELYILTDGGTLWTAQDAEEPRGKFAVLECIDYRWYESLDVRLYGSFALLMLWPELEKSVMRGFARAIPTGDDTPRIIGYNQAAAIRKVTDATPHDLGAPNEHPWVKTNYTSYQDCNLWKDLPCDFALLVYRDFLLTGGDDYEFLWDCWPSMVQAIAYLKTFDTDGDGIPENGGAPDQTFDDWPMRGVSAYCGGLWIAALQAAIAIGEVILNNPPHSGVFTDTIYEQKRSQLLEPATIQATLSTYQDWLEQSRPLYQHKLWNGTYYRLDSESGSEVVMADQLCGQFYARLLGLADIVPIDCAESALKTVYESCFLKFHNGEFGAANGVLIDGSPVNPDATHPLEVWTGINFGLAAFLLQMGMKEEGFKLTETVIQQVYENGLQFRTPEAITAVGTFRASHYLRAMAIWAVYGMFTGFKEGK, encoded by the coding sequence ATGACGACTCCATCCACTCCCCCTCAAATTCCTTCCCAGACTTGGCAGCGTCCCATTGGTTTAGATTGGGACAAACCCTATACCGTTCGCTATGGCAGTAATCTCGATGATGGTCCCTGGCATGGAATGCCCCTCGGGGGTTTTGGGGCCGGTTGTATAGGCCGATCGCCTCGCGGTGACTTCAATCTCTGGCATCTCGACGGGGGCGAACATACCTTCCAATCCCTTCCCGCCTGTCAGTTTAGCATCTTTGAAGAAACTCAAAACCAGCGTCACGCTTACGCACTTTGTACCGAACCCCCCTCCGATGGCAGTTTGAATTCCTGGCAATGGTATCCCGCCTCGACTGAGGAGAATCCTACCGGAACCTACCATGCTTTGTACCCTCGGAGTTGGTTTGTTTATCAAAATGTCTTGAAAGCACAACTCACTTGTGAGCAATTTTCCCCAATTTTGCCAGGAAAATACCAAGAATGTAGCTATCCCCTGGCAATTTTTGAATGGACTGCTTACAATCCCACCGATGAACCGATTACCCTAAGTATTCTGCTGACTTGGGAAAATGTGGTGGGTTGGTTTACCAATGCCATCAAATCCCCCACAGTTAAAGTGCGAGATGATGGTTCACCCGTCTATGAATACCAATCTAAATGGGGGCAAAGTCAGGGCAATTCTAACCGCTATATTGAAGATTTCCATCGGATTGGGTGTATAATGGCCGGGGGTCACTTGGGGGAGGTTCCCCAGGAAGGAGAGGGAGAACTGGCGATCGCCACCGCCACCAATCCCTTTCTCGATACCTTCAAAAACACCCGATGGAATCCCACCGGCAGCGGCAAAGAAGTCTGGGAACAGTTTTCTCACGATGGTTCCTTATTGGATTGTACCGATGAAACCCCTGCCGCCAAGGGAGAACGGATTGGGGTCGCATTGGCCGTTCGCTTCACCATTCGACCGGGAAAAACTCGGAAAATTCCCTTTATACTCGCTTGGGATTTTCCCGTGACAGAATTCGCTGCCGGAGTCTGGGAATACCGCCGCTACACAGACTTTTTTGGGCGTCATGGTAAAAATTCCTGGTCCATGATTCGCACTGCACTCAAGCATTCGGAGATGTGGCGTGAGAATATCATCACTTGGCAACAATCGATATTAGACCGGGAGGATTTGTCCGACTCGTTAAAAATGGCACTGTTCAATGAATTATATATTCTCACTGATGGGGGAACATTATGGACTGCCCAGGATGCGGAGGAACCTCGGGGTAAGTTTGCCGTTCTGGAATGTATCGATTATCGTTGGTATGAGAGCTTGGATGTGCGCTTATATGGGTCGTTTGCCCTGTTAATGTTGTGGCCGGAATTGGAAAAATCGGTGATGCGCGGGTTTGCCAGGGCGATTCCTACGGGGGATGATACACCCCGGATTATTGGGTATAATCAAGCGGCAGCGATTCGCAAAGTGACCGATGCCACACCCCATGATTTGGGTGCACCGAATGAACATCCTTGGGTGAAGACGAATTATACCAGTTATCAGGATTGTAATTTGTGGAAGGATTTACCCTGTGATTTTGCCTTGCTGGTGTATCGGGATTTTCTGTTGACGGGGGGAGATGATTATGAGTTTTTATGGGATTGTTGGCCCTCAATGGTGCAGGCGATCGCCTATTTAAAAACCTTCGATACCGATGGGGATGGGATTCCGGAAAATGGCGGGGCACCGGATCAAACCTTTGATGATTGGCCGATGCGGGGGGTAAGTGCCTATTGTGGCGGATTGTGGATAGCGGCATTACAAGCAGCGATCGCCATTGGTGAGGTAATTTTAAACAATCCCCCCCATTCCGGCGTGTTCACCGATACGATTTATGAACAGAAGCGATCGCAATTACTGGAACCGGCAACGATTCAAGCAACCCTGAGTACCTATCAAGATTGGTTGGAACAATCACGCCCCCTGTATCAACACAAACTCTGGAATGGCACTTATTATCGCCTAGACAGCGAAAGCGGTTCGGAGGTGGTAATGGCGGATCAGCTTTGTGGTCAATTCTATGCGCGGTTATTAGGGTTAGCCGATATTGTGCCAATAGACTGTGCAGAATCAGCCTTGAAAACCGTCTATGAGTCTTGTTTTCTGAAGTTTCATAATGGGGAATTTGGGGCAGCCAATGGGGTATTAATCGATGGTTCTCCGGTGAATCCTGATGCAACCCATCCGCTAGAAGTCTGGACTGGGATTAATTTCGGATTGGCGGCATTTTTGTTACAAATGGGGATGAAAGAGGAAGGGTTTAAATTGACCGAAACCGTGATTCAGCAAGTGTATGAAAATGGGTTGCAGTTCCGCACTCCGGAAGCGATTACAGCAGTGGGAACGTTTCGCGCTTCTCATTATTTACGGGCGATGGCAATTTGGGCCGTTTATGGGATGTTCACTGGGTTTAAAGAGGGGAAATAG
- a CDS encoding AAA family ATPase: MSQHQQLIIKNFGPIAEVKIEVNNILIFIGSQASGKSTISKAIFFFKSLRDELIQYFSQAYTQDYFTPVVTPFGKQAKNLFIKTYGSVLQFPDMELNYQYGNGMEVTVKPSSDHKFTTVSFNNYFQEKFAQLVDLIKKSKTELQHNSLDLFGLEMSMIKAKEAALFQNINDEINKLFNEESYFLFLPAGRSLITTLSQQLDRINRGDRIDRLDRIDRLDLGNEFSEGKGLIKLDYLMETFLNVIDGAKKSLSQTSLSQLIQEKSSESKNPELSSVISLAQDLFNSILKGSYRYQNGNEWIDVGDKNSTLINFASSGQQEVVWILLLIQLLILNQRPVFLVIEEPEAHLFPVAQKEMIDLIALLANQTHNQVLLTTHSPYILSSFNNLLYAYKVGSRQPEQVERVVNRHLWLDPNRLDAYILEEGKARSIFDAEMGSIESAEIDKASEIIVNTFNQLFELEDEA, translated from the coding sequence ATGTCTCAACACCAGCAGTTAATTATTAAGAACTTTGGACCAATTGCCGAGGTTAAGATTGAAGTTAACAATATTTTGATTTTTATTGGCTCACAAGCAAGCGGCAAAAGTACAATTAGTAAAGCCATATTTTTCTTTAAATCCTTACGAGATGAATTAATCCAGTATTTTTCTCAAGCTTACACTCAGGATTATTTTACCCCTGTAGTCACTCCCTTTGGTAAACAGGCAAAAAATCTATTTATCAAAACCTATGGTTCTGTTTTGCAATTTCCTGATATGGAACTTAATTACCAATACGGGAATGGCATGGAGGTTACTGTTAAACCATCTTCAGATCATAAATTTACCACTGTTAGTTTTAATAACTATTTCCAGGAGAAATTTGCTCAACTTGTTGATTTAATTAAAAAAAGTAAAACTGAGCTACAACACAACTCCCTGGATTTATTCGGTTTAGAAATGAGTATGATTAAAGCTAAAGAAGCTGCTCTATTTCAAAATATTAATGATGAAATTAATAAACTTTTTAATGAGGAAAGTTATTTCCTATTTTTGCCTGCTGGTCGAAGTTTAATTACTACATTATCTCAGCAACTTGACCGAATTAATAGAGGTGACCGAATTGATAGACTTGACCGAATTGATAGACTTGACCTAGGTAATGAATTCTCTGAGGGTAAGGGTTTAATTAAACTAGACTATTTAATGGAAACATTTCTAAATGTTATTGATGGAGCCAAAAAAAGTCTCAGCCAAACTTCTCTATCGCAATTAATTCAAGAAAAAAGTTCAGAAAGTAAAAATCCTGAACTTTCGTCTGTGATTTCCTTGGCTCAAGATTTATTCAATTCCATCCTAAAAGGCTCTTACCGCTATCAAAATGGGAATGAATGGATTGATGTTGGAGATAAAAATAGCACTTTGATTAACTTTGCTTCTTCGGGACAACAAGAAGTGGTTTGGATTTTATTACTGATCCAGCTTTTGATTTTAAATCAACGCCCAGTCTTTCTAGTCATAGAAGAACCTGAAGCGCATTTGTTTCCCGTGGCTCAAAAGGAAATGATTGATTTAATCGCACTCTTGGCCAATCAAACCCACAATCAAGTTCTGTTAACTACCCATAGTCCCTATATTCTCTCATCTTTCAATAATCTGCTTTATGCTTATAAAGTAGGTTCACGCCAACCAGAACAAGTCGAGCGAGTTGTTAATCGCCATTTGTGGCTCGATCCGAATCGGCTAGATGCTTACATCTTAGAAGAGGGCAAAGCTCGTTCTATCTTTGATGCAGAGATGGGATCGATTGAATCAGCCGAAATAGATAAGGCTTCAGAGATTATTGTCAATACTTTTAATCAACTCTTTGAGCTTGAGGATGAAGCATGA